From Pseudomonadota bacterium:
TCAAGATCATAGAACATATCCCGGGCCCTGAAATGTTCATTAGCAGTTACTTCCCCGAAACTGACCACCGGCTCGCAGCAGGTATTTTTACCAGCTAACAGCAATTCCCATTCTTTTCTGGATCGCCGGACAAAAATGTCTTTCAGTTCCTGCGTCAACTCACCCTGAGACTTTCCATCACCCTGTTGACGCTCAATTAAATCAGGGCGATCAACGGCTAGACAAAAGTTTCGCCAGAATTTCTCCTCAAGCGCCCCCAAGGCCATATACTGATCATCCCGGGTTTTGTATACCTGATAATCAGCCCGTCCACCATTAAATGTAGTTTCATTGGGGCCGGGATCACGTTCCTGGGCAAAAAAATAGGCCGACAACAGAGAAAACATGGAAACCAGACCGTCTGTCATGGATATATCAAGATGAGCACCGGTTTCACCGCGCTGAACCGCAATATATGCCATGAGAATGGCGTTTGCCGCGTACAAGGCCCCGCCGCCAATGTCTGCTACCTGGATGCCGGGAACCACCGGCTGGCCATCCGCGCAACCACTGGTATGCAGAACACCACTCTCAGCCAGATAGTTAAGATCATGACCAGATTTCTCAGCTTCCGGGCCGAACTGACCATAGCCGCTGATGGAACAATAAATTATTTTCTCATTGGCTTCTTTGGCCCGATGATAATCTATCCCCAAGCGACTCATGACCCCGGGACGGAAACTTTCCAGCAC
This genomic window contains:
- a CDS encoding CaiB/BaiF CoA-transferase family protein, with protein sequence MNPSALLKDLRVLDLSRLLPGPFCSMILADHGARVLKVESPGEGDYIRSWEPKVDDYSALFLAVNRNKKSLTLDLKTEQGQEIFFRLVREHDVVLESFRPGVMSRLGIDYHRAKEANEKIIYCSISGYGQFGPEAEKSGHDLNYLAESGVLHTSGCADGQPVVPGIQVADIGGGALYAANAILMAYIAVQRGETGAHLDISMTDGLVSMFSLLSAYFFAQERDPGPNETTFNGGRADYQVYKTRDDQYMALGALEEKFWRNFCLAVDRPDLIERQQGDGKSQGELTQELKDIFVRRSRKEWELLLAGKNTCCEPVVSFGEVTANEHFRARDMFYDLDLPDGGSIRQLNSAIMVDGKKRMDHCFPPGLGEHTEEILLSLGYSADKIKLFRQQKIV